A genomic segment from Candidatus Omnitrophota bacterium encodes:
- a CDS encoding saccharopine dehydrogenase family protein, protein MKKNVLIVGAGGVAYAAAHKCAQNNDILGDICIASRTKAKCDAIIDSIKRKHSMKNASGKICSRQIDAMDIAQTVKLIKETESRIVINLAQAFVNMSLLEACIKSGAAYIDTAIHEEPDKVCENPPWYANYEWKRKPLCSKHGITAVLGAGFDPGVVNAYCALAVKHYFDRIDTIDILDVNAGSHGRYFATNFDPEINFREFKKVWAWIGGKWAMKDVHSIKTSYDFPVVGKQNVYLNGHDELHSLSKNIKAESIRFWMGFGDHYLNVFNVLKNLSLLSEKPVRTAEGIEVVPLKVLKALLPDPLSLAPDYKGKTCIGNFIRGSKAGREKEIFIYNICDHEQCYSEVESQAISYTAGVPPAAASILIAKGAWDARSMVNIEELDPDPFISLLDTMGLKTVVDENPLPLDIPDGALPCKDRHALRV, encoded by the coding sequence GCGCGCAGAACAATGATATATTAGGCGATATTTGTATAGCATCAAGGACAAAGGCAAAATGCGACGCCATAATTGACAGTATTAAGAGAAAACACAGTATGAAGAACGCCTCCGGCAAGATATGTTCCAGGCAGATAGATGCCATGGACATAGCGCAGACAGTCAAGCTTATAAAAGAAACGGAATCCCGGATTGTCATAAACCTGGCGCAGGCATTCGTTAATATGTCGTTATTGGAAGCATGCATAAAATCAGGCGCGGCATATATTGACACGGCAATACATGAGGAGCCGGATAAAGTCTGCGAAAATCCCCCATGGTATGCTAATTATGAGTGGAAGCGAAAACCGCTTTGCAGTAAGCACGGGATAACCGCCGTCTTGGGCGCCGGCTTTGACCCGGGTGTTGTAAATGCTTATTGCGCTCTCGCGGTTAAACATTATTTTGACCGGATAGATACAATAGACATACTTGATGTCAATGCCGGAAGCCACGGCAGGTATTTCGCGACGAATTTTGATCCCGAGATAAATTTCAGGGAATTCAAAAAAGTATGGGCATGGATAGGCGGTAAATGGGCCATGAAGGACGTTCATTCCATAAAGACAAGTTATGACTTTCCCGTTGTCGGGAAACAAAACGTATATCTAAACGGCCACGATGAGCTCCATTCGCTCTCAAAGAACATCAAGGCTGAAAGCATAAGGTTCTGGATGGGCTTTGGAGACCATTATTTAAATGTGTTTAATGTGTTGAAAAATTTAAGCCTCTTATCGGAAAAGCCTGTAAGGACAGCTGAAGGTATTGAGGTGGTCCCGCTTAAAGTGCTCAAGGCATTATTGCCTGACCCGCTGTCTCTTGCCCCGGATTATAAAGGAAAGACATGCATAGGCAATTTTATCAGAGGCAGTAAGGCCGGCAGGGAAAAAGAGATATTTATATATAATATATGCGATCATGAGCAATGTTATAGCGAAGTGGAATCCCAGGCCATTTCTTATACGGCAGGCGTTCCGCCTGCCGCGGCGTCTATTCTCATAGCAAAAGGGGCGTGGGATGCACGAAGCATGGTAAATATTGAAGAACTTGACCCCGACCCGTTCATATCGTTGCTGGATACCATGGGCCTTAAGACCGTAGTGGATGAGAATCCTCTGCCGCTTGATATTCCCGATGGGGCACTGCCCTGCAAAGACAGGCATGCTCTTCGCGTTTAA